The Prosthecobacter fusiformis sequence CCTGTTTTATACCGGCGACGTCAATTTCGAAAGCCAGACCATCGCCCGTGCCGCTGATTTCCCCACCGAAGGCATCGATGTCCTCGTCGTCGAAACCACCCGCGGCACCTATGAGCGGCCACAGGACTATACGCGCAAAGGTGAAAAAGAACGCCTCGCCGCCCTCATCCGGGATACCTTCGATGCCAACGGCTCCGTGCTCATCCCCGTCTTCGCCCTGGGCAAAACCCAGGAGGTCATGCTCATGCTGCACGAGCTTCATGAAGAAGGTCTCATCCCGGAAATGCCACTGCGCATCGGCGGTCTCGGCACAAAGGTGACCGTACTCTACGATCATTATGCTGACCGCGTCCGCCGCAACTATCCCGGCTTCCGCCTGCTGGAAGACGTGCGTATGCTCGTTGCCCCGCGCCGCAAGCGCGGCCCCGGTCGCCCGCAGATTGATTACCAGCCGCGCACCATCTATGCCCTTTCCAGCGGCATGATGACCGAGGGCACCACCTCCAACGCCTTCGCTGCCAAGTTCATTGATAACCCGCGCAACGCCGTCGCCTTCGTGGGTTATACCGATCCCCTTTCCCCGGGCTACCGCCTACGCACCGCCAAAGCGGGCGAGAAAATCAAACTCTCCCCTGACCTGCCTGCCGTCGAGCTCCACGCCCGCATCGAAAGCTTCGACCTCAGCGCCCACGCCACCCGTGAGCAGATCGCCGAATACGTCGAGAAGGTGAAGCCGAAAAAGCTTCTCATGGTCCATGGTGAAGAACCCTCCCAAGCCTGGTTCAGCGCCCGCTTTGCCGAAACACTCAACAGCGACACCGAGATCATCCGCCCCGAGACCCACGCCGCCATCGACCTCTGGTAACGGCAGCTGCCTGCACCAGCAGGTGGCATTTGCGTAGCTGCCTAAGTCCCGCGACTGCGGGATGGGCGTGCTCTCTCACGCCCTCGCCCCCATCTCCACGTCGTAGCTGCCTGCACCAGCAGGTGCTTCTGGCCGAAAGCTCTCACGCTCTCGCCCCATCCCCCGCGCCCTAGCTGGCTCAGCATACGCCGTCGCCGCCTCAATTCAGCGGCTTCAATTCCGGTGCCAAAAACTGGCCGTTCTTGCGGATGAGCTCCCCATCAAAGTAAATTTCCCCGCCACCGTAATCCGGCCGCTGGATGTTCACCAGGTCCCAATGTACCTGGCTGCGGTTGGTATTGTCCGCCACACCTTCATAGGCCTGTCCCGGAGTGAAGTGAAAACTCCCGGCGATCTTCTCATCAAAAAGAATATCCCGCATCGGCTCCCGGATCTCCCGGTTAAAACCGATGGCAAATTCGCCGATGTAACGCGCGCCTTCGTCGCTGTCGAAGATCTTGTTAATCGCCGCCGTGTTGTTCGCCGTGGCATTCACAATCTTTCCCTTGGAAAACTCCAGGCGCACCGAATCAAACGCGATGCCCTGATAAATCGTCGGCGCGTTGTAGCTGATCACCCCTTCCACACTGTCCTTCACGGGCGCACTGAAGACCTCCCCATCCGGGATGTTATGACGGCCGCCACAGACGATGGACTTCAGCCCCTTCAGGCTGAAACTCAGATCCGTGCCCGGACCGGTGATGTGCACGTCCTTGGCCTTGTCCATCAGCTTCTTCAGCCCATTCATCGCCGGGATCAGCGCCGCATAGTCCAGCAGGCAGACGTTGAAATAAAAGTCCTCAAAGGCCCGCGTGCTCATGCCCGCCTGCTGCGCCATCGCACTCGTCGGCCAGCGCAGCACACACCAGCGGGTATTGTTCACGCGCTCATTTTGCAGGGGCCGCAGTTTCGCCATCACCATCTTCATCTTCTCCGCAGGCACATCACTGTTTTCAGTGATGTTATGGCTGCCACGCACCGCAATGTAGCAGTCCATTTTTTTCATCAACTCCAGTTCGCTTTCACCGATGATATCATACTGCGTTTCATCGGCATGCACCATGAGCTCCCGGGTCACAGCCGTATCATGCAGCTTCACGATAGGCCGGGCCTTGGCATCCACCACGGCACGGATCAGCGCCTGGGCCACATAATTGGGTACATCAAAACAATCAATCCAGACCAAGTCCCCTTTCTTCACCTGGGTGGAATAGCGGACAAGTTGGCGAGCGAGCTGGTCAACGCGTGGATCGTGCATGAAGGCGATATAAAGGGGAAAAAGCCTCCGGTAAAGACGGACTTTAAGGCCAGTTTCAGCCTTCAGAGAAGATCAGCCCGCTTGTTTGACCGTCAGGCCCCAGCCCACCACTTTATACCAGCCTCATTCCCCGGGTCGCCACTCCTGCCCTGTGTTTTCGCGAATGTCCACATAGGCGATTCCAGGATTCGTAAAACGGATGCGCCTCTGGCGAAACAAAGCCCCAAGCGCCTGTTTGAAAGCCTTTTTACTACAGTCAAAATTCTGCCGGATGACCTCCGGGGAACTGTCGTCATCAAACGAAAGGCTGCCCCCATTCTCCTGCATAGCGGTGAGGATCTGCTCCGTCAGCGGGGCCACACGCTTATAGCCCTTCGCGTCCAGAGTCAGGTCCAGCTTGCCGCCAGGGAGCACGGCGCTGATAAAGCCCTTCAGCTTCTGCCCGATCTCCAGCCTCGCGCCCACATTGCTATGATACAGCAGCCCCTGGTGCGTGCCTTCCACGATGGCATTGTAGCCCAGCGGTGTCTCCGCCAGGATCACCAGCGCCACCGGCTGCCCAGCTTTAAAACCCACCGGCTTCGGTTTGTTGAGGTGCTTGTTCAGCTTCGTCGTCGCGATGATGCGATCCGTCTTCTCATCCACCATCGCATGGGCGATCACCGTATCCCCCGGATAGACCGGCTCCGCCTGCTGGCGGAAAGGCAGCAGCAGATCCTTCGGCAGTCCCCAGTCCAAAAACGCACCCACATTGCGGTTCACGCTCACCACCTTCAGCGGCGCAGACTCCCCCACCATCACCAGCGGCTTCTCCGTGGTGGCGATGAGCCGGTCCTCCGAATCCCGATAAATAAAAACCTCCAGGACGTCATCAATCTGCGTCCCCCGTGGTACATAGCGATTCGGCAGCAGGATCTCCCCATGGTCTCCCCCACCCAGGTAAATGCCCTGCGGCGTGCTATAAAGAACGGGAAGCTGATTGAGTCTGCCAAGGTCTGCCATGTGTCCCGCCAGACTATACCATCCTGCCAACTTCGAAAGAGCTTGTTGCGTTCCCTGGTTTAACGTCGTGACTCAAACCCCAATGCGTGGGCGGTAAGCGGACTCACAACACCACAGAGCTTTCAACCGCCCACTCCTTGCCCAAGCCCACAACCCAAGGAGTTGGGGCGTCTCGCCCCGACAAAGCGCACCTCGCTTTTTTCGTCTGCGAAGATCCTCGCATTTCCGTTCATCGAGTCCGGGATGTGCCGCTACCCCGGCCCAGTCTATGCGGGCGGGACGCCCCCACTCCTTGCCCAAGCCCTCAAGCAAACCCAAGGAGTTGGGGCGTCTCGCCCCGACAAGGCATACCTCGCTTTTTCGTCTGCGAAGATCCTCGCATTTCCGTTCATCGAGTCCGGGCTGTGCAGCTGCCCCGGCCCCAATCTATGCGGGCGAGACGCCCCCACTCCTTGCCCCAAGGCCGCAGGCGAACCCAAGGAGTTGGGGCGTCTCGCCCCGACAAGGCCACCTCGCTTTTTCGTCTGCGAGGATCTTCACTTCCTTTCTCGCAACGATCTTCGTGCGATAACGGTTTCATGATGGCTCCACTCGTTCTCCGGCAGATGCGCTTTCTCGGGATTGCGCCGGATGTAACGCACACAATTCGCAAAATGCTCCTCATCCCGGATCAAGCGGTCAAAATAATCCTCCTGCCACAATGCTCCCTGACGGCGTAAAAGACTGTTGAGAGCATGGGTGCTGTAGCTCTTCCAGCTATGTAAAATCTGGGGCAAGGTCCATTCCTCACGGATAGAAACCAGCACATGCGCATGGTTAGGCATCAGCACCCAGGCATGAAGCAAATAACGACGGTCATCGAAATGCTGCAAAGTTCGCTCCACCACAGCTCGTGCCTCCCCGTCCCGCAACAGGCAGCAGCCATGGCCTGCATCCAGCCATCGCTCCATTTGCTGGCTAAACCTCTCGTGATACTCCCGCTCCACCTCAGGCTTCCACGGATAAGGATGATGCAGCAGCCATGCTTCACGTTCCCGAATCCACTTCATCCGCAGGGCTGCGGGGACAGAATCATGCAGTCGAAAGGTAATAAAATAAGTGGCTCCAGCCTGCTGCCAATGGGGCAGTTGATGTCCCGTTATGAGAATATCCGCAAAGGGATTGAAAAATCGAAGCCGCTCCTCCGCCATGCGATCACAGCTTAAAAAACACCAGGATGAAGTCAATACTCTTCGTCAGGTCTCATTCCGCTCAACCACGTACAGATGTGTAGCCGTTGCGGCCCAGTCTATGCGGGCGAGACGCCCCCACTCCTTGCCCAAGCCCGCAAGCGAACCCAAGGAGTTGGGGCGTCTCGCCCCGACAAGGCGTACCTCGCTTTTTCGTCTGCGAAGATCCTCGCATTTCCGTTCATCGAGTCCGGGATGTGCAGCCGTCCCGGCCCCAATCTATGCGGGCGAGACGCACCTCGCTTTTTCGTCTGCGAAGATCCTCGCATTTCCGTTCATCGAGTCCGGGATGTGCAGCTGCCCCGGCCCCAATCTATGCGGGCGGGACACCCACACTCTTTGCCCATGACCGCAAGCGACCCAAGGAGTTGGGGCGTCTCGCCCCGACAAGGCATACCTCGCTTTTTCGTCTGCGAACATCTTCGCATATCCGTTCATCGAGTCAGGGATGTGAAGCTACCCCGGCCCCAATCTATGCGGGCGGGACGCCCACACTCCTTGCCCAAGCCCGCAGGCGAACCCAAGGAGTTGGGGCGTCTCGCCCCGACTTCTGTGATCCCGCCACGACTGCTGAATAAGGCGCGCGTCCGTTCACTTCAGATCCATCACCTTCACACCCTGCTTATAGCCTTTAAAGCCATAGGCAGTGGGATTGTATTCACCCACCAGGGTCACATCCGCCTTTTCCGGCACTTCAATTCCGAGTCCCCAGTAAACACTGTTTACCACGAGGCGGCGCAGGCTTTCATTCGTCAGGTCCGTCGCGGCGCCCATCGTGGTCGTCAGCACCTTGTTTTCCGAACCTGCGTCGTTCTTCACACTTCGAGTCCAGGCGATGGCCATCATCGGATCATTCACCGGCTGCTCCTTCTTATCCGTGGCACGCGCCTTCACCGTCTCCAGGGGACCTGAATCAGGCGTCATACCTTTCAGCACCCGACCACGCATCAGGATCTTCGCATCCGCAGGTGGATAGGCTTCATAAACATCGCTGGTGCCAAACACGTCCGTCACTCCGCGCAGCAGCGGATCACTGGCATGGGCTGTTTCAATCACACCCTGTGTCGCCTCGAACTTGTGATGTCCCCAATGGCTCACCCACGTTTCACCCAGCACCTTTTCACCCCAGCCACCTTCATTGTTCCAGTTCCAGGAAACATGCTTGCTGTCTTTTGGGATGCCGGAAAACGCATGCGTGCTTGTGCGCAGCGCAATGATCGGCACACCGCGCTTAACCGCCGCATCAAACTTGTCCAACGTCGCTTCATCCCAGTGGCGAAAACGCAGCAGCAGCACCAGAGCATCGGCACTGTCCAGGGCGGCGGGATTCGTCAGACTCTCCCCCTTCGTGGGATCCACCGTGCCATCTTCGCCGACAGAAAAAAGCACCGTTGTCTTGAAGCCATGCCGCTCACTTAGCAACTTGGCCAGCATCGGCAGCGCCTCCTCACTGCGATATTCTTCATCCCCTGCCAACAGGACCACATGCTTGCCCTTCGCCTCCCCTTTCGGTTCATAGGCAAGAAAGTCTTCAGCAGCAAAACTAGCCCCCAGTGGAAGCACTGCGACCAGGATCAGAAAAGTACGGCGGATCATAAAAGATGGTTGGTAGAAATGGATAACAAAGATCGACAACAGATCACAACAAAAACGGATCAAGAACAGGAACGAGCGGAAAGTCACCAGTGTTTCGAGTGACCACCGTGAGCCCGTATGACAATGCAGTGGCGGCAATCAGGCTGTCCATGACACTGGGCACAAAGCCAGCCTCTTCAACGCCACGGCAATACCTCGCCCACTCCCAGGCCACTGCATCATCCACAGGCAAAATGAGGTCAGAATAATCTTCCTGTAGAAAGCTCAACCGGCGAAGCAGTTCGTTTTTACGTTTGCCTTCATCAATCGCTTCCACACCTCGCGCCAATTCAGCCAGTGTGATGACACTGATGGCACAATCTTCCTGATGAAGATCCATCCATGCGGTCACGCGCAAATCGGGAGATGGTTTCATACCTTCCGAAAGCACGTTGGTATCCAGCAAGTAAATCACAAGTCAATAGGTGGTCCCAACTGCTCACGACCTTGGTTAATCTCAAGCCCGCTGAGTCCCCGCAGATGCTCCACAAGGGACTTCTGGCGAGGACGGGTTGGCCGGAGGATGATGGCACCCGCAGGTGAGACAGCCACGGTGAACTCCATTCCCTGCGTCAAATGCCCTTGGGCAATCGCATCAGCAGGCAGGGTCAGCTTGTGATCGGCTTCCAGCGTGGCAGTCATAAATGAGTATAAATGAAGAAATGGAAAACTCAATTCACTTCGTCACCGTCAGCGTGCCCCACATGATGAGGGCGTGGCCTGGGAAGGTGCAGACGAATTCATAGTCACCCGGCTGGTTAGGCGCACGGACTTTGAGCTGTTCTTTCTGGCCGGGCTCTAGCAGCTTGGTGGCGGCGATGATCTCTTTCTCAAACTTCGCGGGCAGATAGGCGCGGCCCTGTTTGTCCACCTTGTCAGGCGTCATCGTCATCGCGGCATTGCCGATGTCCATGTGCTTGCCTGGAGGCACGATGACAAAGTTGTGAGGCATTACATCATCATTTTCAAAAATGACCTCAAAGGACTTTCCAGCTTTGACGGTAAGCTTGGTCGTATCATAGCGGAGTTGCTCATGCACGGTGTGAACGATGAACACATCCACACTGACGGCACTCAGGTCCTTCAAGATTGAAGCCGCAGCATCCCCCTGCAGGGCGGCCATTTCCTTGGCGGCGGTGATGATTTCCACGTACTCCTGCTTGGACCGGTCACCCGCCGGGACGCTCTTCGCATACGCCAGGACACTGTCGGTGACAGGCTTGGCCTTCGCCGCATCCCAATTGGTTTTGGGGAATTTCATCAATGCCTTTGCGGCTGCATTTCGCTCTTTGCCTGCAATCAAATGATCTGCCGCAATGGCAAAATTCGCCGATGCCTGATTGGGACTCATCAAGGGTAAAGCAGCGAGCACAGCCTTCAGCGTTGCAGCATCTGCCTGACCATCCTGGAGCAAGGCGGTCAGTAGCGGCTGGCACTTGGCTCGCAGTGAAGCCTTGGTGGATGGAATCAGCGCGATGGCTTCCAGTAAATAAACACGCGCTTTTCCAGTCGTGGACTTCCAGATTTCATCCGGGCCAGAATCCGTGATCATCAGCGCTGCATAAGCAGCACGGATCACAGGCGGCTGAGTGCCCTTTGTCGCCAGTTCCAGGATGCCTTCCCGGTGGCGCATCAGGTGCCCCTGAATTTCCAGTACCAGCATCTTGCCGATCTCTTCCGCCGTGGAATTCAGGCGCCCCCCAGCCGCATCAAGGCGCTGAAGCAGCTTCACGATCTCCAGTGTGCGATCATTTCCCGTCAGTTTCACCAATTCCGTCAGTGCATTCGCACGCACATCAGCAGCCACTTTTGGCCGTGTCAGCTTCTCAATCAGCACCGGCTCAATATCTGGCAGGCCTTTTAGATCAGCATCGCTCGTCTTGGTGATGTATTCCGCCAGCGCAGCTGGATCCTTCGGCAGCAGCTTCGTCTTCAGCACACTCTGCAGGCCTTTGCGGCATTCGCCGAAAACATGGTCGATGTAATAGTCCGTCGGATGCTTCAGCACATCATAGGCGATCTCCAGTGCCTTCTCTGCATCCGCAGTCGGCTGGTAAAAGCTCAAGGCGCGCACGCCATGCATGCGCACGCGCGGATCGGCATCATTCACGGAGGCACGCAGCAGATCCAGCGCACCGGGCACTTGGTCCTTCCAGTAACTGAGCACACGTGTGGCCGCTGCACGGGCACGTGCATCGGGCGAGGACAGCACCTCTTTTAAAAGCTCTGCATCCACCACGTCCACCCATTGATGAGTCCACAGCGCCTCCAGGCGATGATGCTCGTATTCAGGATCAGACTTGTCCAGAGCCGCCGCCCATTTCTTGGCGGCAGCAGCCACCTCTTTGGCATCATGCTTGGCCAGTTCCACCTTCGCGAGCTGGCGCGTCACATCTTCCCATTCCTTCAGCAGTTCCAGCAAGTTGGGGATGGATTCACCATCAATCTTTTTCGGCTTCAGCAGCGGACGACCTTCATAGGTCATCTTGTAAATGCGGCCATGGCCATGGTCCCTGTTCGGGTCACGCAAATGGTGCTGCATGTGGCCGATGATGGCATTGGACCAGTCACAAAAATAAAGTGCACCATCCAGGCCCACACTTACACAGGCCGGACGGAATGTCGGATAGACAGCTGGATCAGCCTTGACCAGATCCTCCACCGTTTCCCCCTTCATACCAGACCCGTCCTGGCTGAGCTTGACACGCCAGATGCCCTGGAATCCGATGACATTGCAGTTGAGAAAGTTGTTCTGAAACTCCTCCGGAAAATGGCGGCTGCTGATGATGCCGTTGCCAGGGCTGGGGCGTGCAGGCCGGTCCCAGAAAGGATTCATCTTAGCGCTGCCGCCGCCTTCGCGCGGAAGGTAACAGGAGGAAGCCTCAGCAAAGGTGTTCACGTTTCCTGTTGCATCGGTGAAGTAAGAGTTACCCCAGCGATCCCAAATCTTGCCATGCGGATTCACCGTCGCATTCGTGGTGAAACGCTCCAGTTCATTGCGATTGATGTCATAACGGTAGATGGCCCCGTTGGTATTGCGCACCACGCCATTGACCGTCTCCACCTGCGTGCGGTGGAATACGCCATCGCTCGGATAGATCGCTCCGCCATTGTCATAGCTCAGGTAGCAAGTCTCGTGATGACTGTCCGCTGCGCATAGGCCCATGAGGATACGTTCACGCTTATCACCTTTGCCATCACCATCCGTATCCGCGATGTAAACTAGGCTTGGGGACTGCATCACAATCACGCCGTCTTTATAGATCTGAAATCCCGTGGGGCAGTTCAGATCATCGGCAAAAGTAGTCATTTTATCAGCCTTGCCGTCGTTGTCGGTATCCTCAAAGATCAGCAGGCTATCCCCCTTCGGGCT is a genomic window containing:
- a CDS encoding MBL fold metallo-hydrolase; its protein translation is MRFRNLTRRREIGANCYLLESGKNRVVLDAGMHPKEVGFDALPDFGALPHDTADSILITHAHHDHIGALPVLMRKQPNTPVFMTEPTGEITSAMLHNSVNVMSSQREELSIAEYPLFTHRELDENRAQYIYRDLVKPFELPNGDLTATFHDAGHIMGSAGIMIRQNGSSLFYTGDVNFESQTIARAADFPTEGIDVLVVETTRGTYERPQDYTRKGEKERLAALIRDTFDANGSVLIPVFALGKTQEVMLMLHELHEEGLIPEMPLRIGGLGTKVTVLYDHYADRVRRNYPGFRLLEDVRMLVAPRRKRGPGRPQIDYQPRTIYALSSGMMTEGTTSNAFAAKFIDNPRNAVAFVGYTDPLSPGYRLRTAKAGEKIKLSPDLPAVELHARIESFDLSAHATREQIAEYVEKVKPKKLLMVHGEEPSQAWFSARFAETLNSDTEIIRPETHAAIDLW
- a CDS encoding aminopeptidase — its product is MHDPRVDQLARQLVRYSTQVKKGDLVWIDCFDVPNYVAQALIRAVVDAKARPIVKLHDTAVTRELMVHADETQYDIIGESELELMKKMDCYIAVRGSHNITENSDVPAEKMKMVMAKLRPLQNERVNNTRWCVLRWPTSAMAQQAGMSTRAFEDFYFNVCLLDYAALIPAMNGLKKLMDKAKDVHITGPGTDLSFSLKGLKSIVCGGRHNIPDGEVFSAPVKDSVEGVISYNAPTIYQGIAFDSVRLEFSKGKIVNATANNTAAINKIFDSDEGARYIGEFAIGFNREIREPMRDILFDEKIAGSFHFTPGQAYEGVADNTNRSQVHWDLVNIQRPDYGGGEIYFDGELIRKNGQFLAPELKPLN
- a CDS encoding CvfB family protein, which gives rise to MADLGRLNQLPVLYSTPQGIYLGGGDHGEILLPNRYVPRGTQIDDVLEVFIYRDSEDRLIATTEKPLVMVGESAPLKVVSVNRNVGAFLDWGLPKDLLLPFRQQAEPVYPGDTVIAHAMVDEKTDRIIATTKLNKHLNKPKPVGFKAGQPVALVILAETPLGYNAIVEGTHQGLLYHSNVGARLEIGQKLKGFISAVLPGGKLDLTLDAKGYKRVAPLTEQILTAMQENGGSLSFDDDSSPEVIRQNFDCSKKAFKQALGALFRQRRIRFTNPGIAYVDIRENTGQEWRPGE
- a CDS encoding transposase — its product is MKWIREREAWLLHHPYPWKPEVEREYHERFSQQMERWLDAGHGCCLLRDGEARAVVERTLQHFDDRRYLLHAWVLMPNHAHVLVSIREEWTLPQILHSWKSYSTHALNSLLRRQGALWQEDYFDRLIRDEEHFANCVRYIRRNPEKAHLPENEWSHHETVIARRSLRERK
- a CDS encoding type II toxin-antitoxin system VapC family toxin, which gives rise to MIYLLDTNVLSEGMKPSPDLRVTAWMDLHQEDCAISVITLAELARGVEAIDEGKRKNELLRRLSFLQEDYSDLILPVDDAVAWEWARYCRGVEEAGFVPSVMDSLIAATALSYGLTVVTRNTGDFPLVPVLDPFLL
- a CDS encoding PVC-type heme-binding CxxCH protein, translating into MKTSFSILFAVLGFAAPLVAQVQFQKGDSIAILGNVLPDRSQHFGWLETMITQANADKDLTFRNLAFSGDEVQTWHRVDNFGTRDEWLAKVKADVIFAFYGNNESFKGYEGLDEFKKNLDTFLKETQAKNFSGKAPPRIVLFSPIALEKLANPSLPPVDEKNTNLQNYTAAMSEVAAANGVTFVDLFAPTVQTASDEPLSLNGLYLNEKGDKVVAEAAFKTLTGEEAPQVNEKLRQAIVEKNWEWHQRYRTVDGYNVYGGRSGLAYAAGVGGFKQNERTPEKPYISNFQVMQQEMTQRDVKTANRDLRVWAIAKGGDLVVKDDNLPPVEKVPTNMPDPKEGKEFNKVPMTGMTFTEEGLIAIPDATEKMKDIQVHSGMKIQLFADEKMFPELVNPVAMQWDTKGRLWVSAWLNYPERTPTSPKGDSLLIFEDTDNDGKADKMTTFADDLNCPTGFQIYKDGVIVMQSPSLVYIADTDGDGKGDKRERILMGLCAADSHHETCYLSYDNGGAIYPSDGVFHRTQVETVNGVVRNTNGAIYRYDINRNELERFTTNATVNPHGKIWDRWGNSYFTDATGNVNTFAEASSCYLPREGGGSAKMNPFWDRPARPSPGNGIISSRHFPEEFQNNFLNCNVIGFQGIWRVKLSQDGSGMKGETVEDLVKADPAVYPTFRPACVSVGLDGALYFCDWSNAIIGHMQHHLRDPNRDHGHGRIYKMTYEGRPLLKPKKIDGESIPNLLELLKEWEDVTRQLAKVELAKHDAKEVAAAAKKWAAALDKSDPEYEHHRLEALWTHQWVDVVDAELLKEVLSSPDARARAAATRVLSYWKDQVPGALDLLRASVNDADPRVRMHGVRALSFYQPTADAEKALEIAYDVLKHPTDYYIDHVFGECRKGLQSVLKTKLLPKDPAALAEYITKTSDADLKGLPDIEPVLIEKLTRPKVAADVRANALTELVKLTGNDRTLEIVKLLQRLDAAGGRLNSTAEEIGKMLVLEIQGHLMRHREGILELATKGTQPPVIRAAYAALMITDSGPDEIWKSTTGKARVYLLEAIALIPSTKASLRAKCQPLLTALLQDGQADAATLKAVLAALPLMSPNQASANFAIAADHLIAGKERNAAAKALMKFPKTNWDAAKAKPVTDSVLAYAKSVPAGDRSKQEYVEIITAAKEMAALQGDAAASILKDLSAVSVDVFIVHTVHEQLRYDTTKLTVKAGKSFEVIFENDDVMPHNFVIVPPGKHMDIGNAAMTMTPDKVDKQGRAYLPAKFEKEIIAATKLLEPGQKEQLKVRAPNQPGDYEFVCTFPGHALIMWGTLTVTK